From Amycolatopsis sp. cg9, one genomic window encodes:
- a CDS encoding FAD-binding oxidoreductase, giving the protein MDSEHDQAQPAGRPRVHHRVDRRTFLRVAGVSAAGAVAAACGPGGSPSPVASSSPAPTTSAPPTSRLPTGPPNWDDLRGKLTGNLLRPGADGYDTAKRAFNQLFDTKNPVAVVTASTAEDVQASVQAVAGRASIAARSGGHSYAGYSVPDGGLVVDVAGLNKIDVQGSQAVIGAGAKLKDVYAALARAGRALPAGSCPTVGIAGLTLGGGIGVLSRKYGLTCDHLGSAQVVTADGRVLKASADSEPDLFWGLRGGGGGNFGIVTEFTFDTDPAPDLTVFSLHFPAGSAADVLGAWQQWIAAMPPELWANCVISGGSPVQVRVGGCYVGGAAGLNTLLNNLTTNAGARPAQRTVKSLDYLGAMNYFSGSSNRQSFVASSRIITSPVDAAKVVALADGRTGTDLLIDGLGGKVGEPAKNATAFWHRDALASVQIYAPATAKTQQKVAASVGEVAAGLAAAGAGGGYVNYIDPALPDWKSAYYGDNAKRLQDVAKKYDPDNVFRFGQGVVA; this is encoded by the coding sequence GTGGACAGTGAGCACGACCAGGCGCAACCCGCCGGACGGCCGCGCGTCCACCACCGTGTGGACAGAAGGACGTTCCTGCGGGTGGCGGGGGTGTCGGCCGCCGGTGCCGTCGCCGCCGCGTGCGGGCCGGGCGGCTCGCCGTCGCCCGTCGCCTCGAGCTCGCCGGCGCCCACGACCTCCGCGCCGCCCACCTCGCGGCTGCCGACCGGGCCGCCGAACTGGGACGACCTGCGCGGCAAGCTGACCGGGAACCTGCTGCGCCCGGGCGCCGACGGCTACGACACCGCCAAGCGCGCGTTCAACCAGCTCTTCGACACCAAGAACCCGGTCGCGGTCGTGACGGCGTCGACCGCCGAGGACGTCCAGGCGAGCGTCCAGGCCGTGGCCGGGCGGGCGTCCATCGCCGCGCGCAGCGGCGGCCACAGCTACGCCGGCTACTCGGTGCCCGACGGCGGGCTGGTCGTCGACGTCGCCGGGCTGAACAAGATCGACGTACAGGGCAGCCAGGCCGTCATCGGCGCGGGCGCGAAGCTCAAGGACGTCTACGCCGCGCTCGCGCGGGCGGGGCGCGCACTGCCCGCCGGGTCCTGCCCGACGGTCGGGATCGCCGGGCTGACGCTGGGCGGCGGCATCGGCGTGCTCTCCCGCAAGTACGGCCTGACCTGCGACCACCTCGGTTCCGCGCAGGTCGTCACGGCCGACGGCCGGGTGCTCAAGGCGTCCGCGGACTCCGAGCCGGACCTGTTCTGGGGGCTGCGCGGCGGGGGCGGCGGCAACTTCGGCATCGTCACCGAGTTCACCTTCGACACCGACCCGGCGCCGGACCTGACGGTCTTCTCGCTGCACTTCCCGGCCGGGTCCGCGGCCGACGTGCTGGGCGCGTGGCAGCAGTGGATCGCCGCGATGCCGCCGGAGCTCTGGGCGAACTGCGTCATTTCGGGCGGTTCGCCGGTCCAGGTCCGCGTCGGCGGCTGCTACGTCGGCGGGGCGGCCGGGCTGAACACGCTGCTCAACAACCTGACCACCAACGCCGGCGCGCGGCCGGCCCAGCGCACCGTGAAGAGCCTCGACTACCTCGGCGCGATGAACTACTTCTCCGGCAGCTCGAACCGGCAGTCGTTCGTGGCGTCGTCGCGGATCATCACCAGCCCGGTGGACGCCGCGAAGGTCGTCGCGCTCGCCGACGGCCGCACCGGCACCGACCTGCTCATCGACGGCCTCGGCGGCAAGGTCGGCGAGCCGGCGAAGAACGCGACCGCGTTCTGGCACCGCGATGCGCTGGCCAGCGTCCAGATCTACGCGCCCGCGACCGCGAAGACCCAGCAGAAGGTCGCGGCGTCGGTGGGGGAGGTCGCCGCCGGCCTGGCCGCGGCCGGTGCGGGCGGCGGGTACGTCAACTACATCGACCCGGCCCTGCCCGACTGGAAGTCCGCCTACTACGGCGACAACGCGAAGCGGCTGCAGGACGTCGCGAAGAAGTACGACCCCGACAACGTCTTCCGGTTCGGGCAGGGCGTGGTGGCTTAG